Proteins encoded together in one Mannheimia haemolytica window:
- the narL gene encoding Nitrate/nitrite response regulator protein narL produces MTAPTQILLIDDHPLMRQGMRQLLELDHQFSVVGEASNGTDGIKLALRLEPDVIILDLNMKGLSGLDTLRSLRAQGIDARIIVLTVSDEQSDVFALMDAGVDGYLLKDTDTPELLDNIRRAAAGEVVLSETVRQHLLNRQPENDPLSCLTDRELDVLQWIATGMSNKQIAAQLFISEETVKVHIRNLLRKLNVHSRVAATVLYLEQQKG; encoded by the coding sequence ATGACAGCTCCAACTCAAATTTTACTCATTGACGACCACCCATTAATGCGTCAGGGAATGCGCCAATTATTGGAATTAGATCACCAATTTAGTGTAGTGGGTGAAGCAAGCAACGGCACCGACGGTATCAAACTTGCATTACGGCTTGAGCCGGATGTGATTATTCTGGATTTAAATATGAAAGGGCTTTCAGGGCTAGATACTTTACGCTCATTGCGTGCCCAAGGTATAGATGCCAGAATCATTGTCTTGACAGTTTCAGATGAACAATCCGATGTGTTTGCATTAATGGATGCCGGTGTGGACGGCTACTTATTAAAAGACACCGACACCCCGGAACTGCTGGATAATATCCGAAGAGCTGCCGCTGGTGAAGTGGTGCTAAGCGAAACCGTTCGCCAACATTTACTCAACCGCCAACCGGAAAATGATCCTTTAAGTTGCTTAACCGATCGTGAACTCGATGTTTTACAATGGATCGCAACCGGTATGTCAAACAAACAAATTGCAGCCCAGCTCTTTATTTCCGAAGAAACTGTAAAAGTACATATCCGCAATTTACTACGGAAATTAAACGTACATTCCCGAGTTGCCGCCACCGTGCTTTATTTGGAACAGCAAAAAGGCTAA
- the rlmL gene encoding Ribosomal RNA large subunit methyltransferase L, whose protein sequence is MTNQTTYFATAARGFEEMLKTELEQICAAECKVAQGGVHFTTTQKGAYQALLHSRLASRILLPLISTKIFSDSDLYASIVSFNWADLFDPRDTFYIDFSGTNREIRNTQFGAMRVKDGIVDYFERKGFARPTVDKDNPDVRIHVYLDRENVVVSLDLSGDALHIRGYREETGKAPLRETLAAAIILRSGWKVGTPLVDPMCGSGTLLIEAAQMAANIAPQLHRKHWGFNAWKGHQQAMWKAVLDEAFRNVELGAVGENCNSSLQKMFFGFDLDHRVLTKAKQNAKNAGVDHLIQWQQGDVAALKNPIPEKIGTVVCNPPYGERLGTTPALIALYSVFGQRLKQQFAGWNASIFSGEPELLNCLRLRSARQFKAKNGPLDCVQKNYSISEHNKRSDLDENLQFEQNAQVAPDFANRLTKNIKKIEKWAKQQGIDAYRLYDADLPEYNLAVDRYGDHIVVQEYQAPKNIDEQKARQRLLDAVSATLYVTGVETNKLVLKVRQKQKGTNQYEKLANKGEYFYVNEYGAKLWVNLTDYLDTGLFLDHRLTRKMVGEMAKGKTFLNLFAYTGSATVHAALNGAKSTTTVDMSNTYLNWAEQNLELNNLSLRHHRLFQADCLQWLAECRERFELIFVDPPTFSNSKRMENSWDVQRDHIELMKQLKRILTADGTIVFSNNKRGFKMDFDGLAALGLTAENISHKTLPLDFERNPQIHNCWIVKNL, encoded by the coding sequence ATGACAAATCAAACAACCTATTTTGCCACGGCAGCCCGTGGTTTTGAGGAAATGCTAAAAACCGAACTGGAGCAGATTTGTGCGGCAGAATGTAAAGTTGCTCAAGGCGGTGTGCATTTTACCACCACCCAAAAAGGAGCTTATCAGGCATTATTACACAGCCGTTTAGCCTCTCGGATCTTACTGCCGCTCATCAGCACCAAAATTTTTAGTGATAGCGATTTATATGCTTCCATCGTGTCATTTAACTGGGCGGATTTATTCGATCCCCGTGATACCTTTTACATTGATTTCAGCGGCACTAACCGAGAAATCCGCAACACCCAATTTGGGGCAATGCGAGTGAAAGACGGCATTGTGGATTACTTTGAACGCAAAGGTTTTGCCCGCCCAACAGTAGATAAAGATAATCCGGATGTTCGTATTCATGTTTATTTGGATCGTGAAAATGTTGTGGTTTCGCTTGATTTAAGTGGAGATGCCTTACATATTCGGGGCTATCGGGAAGAAACCGGTAAAGCTCCGTTGCGTGAAACATTGGCGGCAGCCATTATTTTGCGTTCCGGCTGGAAAGTCGGCACGCCATTGGTTGATCCGATGTGTGGTTCAGGCACGTTACTGATTGAAGCAGCACAAATGGCAGCGAATATTGCCCCTCAACTTCACCGTAAACATTGGGGCTTTAATGCGTGGAAAGGGCATCAACAAGCGATGTGGAAAGCCGTGTTAGATGAGGCATTCCGAAATGTTGAATTGGGTGCGGTAGGGGAGAATTGCAATTCGTCCCTACAAAAAATGTTCTTCGGTTTTGATCTCGATCATCGTGTGCTGACTAAAGCAAAGCAAAATGCGAAAAATGCAGGGGTAGATCATCTCATTCAATGGCAACAAGGTGATGTGGCTGCGTTAAAAAATCCGATTCCGGAAAAAATCGGCACGGTGGTGTGTAACCCCCCTTATGGTGAACGTTTAGGCACAACGCCGGCGTTAATTGCTCTTTATTCGGTGTTCGGGCAACGCCTAAAACAGCAATTTGCCGGTTGGAATGCCTCAATTTTTAGCGGCGAGCCTGAATTGTTAAATTGCCTGCGTTTACGTTCAGCCCGTCAATTCAAAGCGAAAAACGGTCCGTTGGATTGTGTGCAGAAAAATTACTCCATCAGCGAGCATAACAAGCGGTCAGATTTAGATGAAAATTTACAATTTGAACAGAATGCTCAAGTCGCTCCGGATTTTGCAAATCGCTTAACCAAAAATATCAAAAAGATCGAAAAATGGGCGAAACAACAAGGCATTGATGCCTACCGTTTATACGATGCCGATCTGCCTGAATATAATTTAGCGGTGGACAGATATGGCGACCACATTGTTGTGCAGGAATACCAAGCCCCGAAAAATATTGATGAGCAAAAAGCCCGCCAACGCTTGTTAGATGCAGTCTCTGCTACGCTTTATGTGACAGGTGTTGAAACTAATAAATTAGTGTTGAAAGTTCGCCAAAAACAAAAAGGCACGAATCAGTACGAAAAACTTGCCAATAAAGGCGAGTATTTCTATGTGAACGAGTATGGGGCGAAACTGTGGGTGAATTTAACCGATTACTTGGATACGGGTTTGTTCCTAGACCATCGCTTAACCCGTAAAATGGTGGGCGAAATGGCAAAAGGCAAAACATTCCTGAATCTGTTTGCCTACACGGGTTCAGCTACGGTTCACGCTGCTCTTAATGGGGCAAAATCGACCACTACAGTGGATATGTCGAACACCTATTTGAACTGGGCGGAGCAAAATTTAGAGCTGAATAATTTATCACTTCGCCATCATCGTTTGTTCCAAGCCGATTGCTTGCAATGGCTGGCAGAATGCCGTGAGCGATTTGAGCTGATTTTTGTCGATCCGCCGACTTTCTCCAACTCAAAACGAATGGAAAACAGTTGGGACGTGCAACGAGACCATATTGAGTTAATGAAACAGCTTAAACGTATTTTAACTGCTGATGGCACTATTGTGTTCTCGAACAATAAGCGTGGCTTTAAAATGGACTTTGACGGCTTAGCAGCATTAGGTTTAACGGCGGAAAATATTTCGCATAAAACCTTACCGCTGGATTTTGAACGCAATCCGCAAATCCATAATTGTTGGATTGTGAAGAATTTATAA
- the trmL gene encoding tRNA (cytidine(34)-2'-O)-methyltransferase: MLDIVLYEPEIPQNSGNIIRLCANCGFRLHMIEPFGFGWDDKKLRRSGLDYHEFVDIQKYKNFEDFLERAKPKRLFALTTRGEQNHSDVKYELGDFLMFGPESRGIPKPLLAEMPMSQKIRIPMCKDSRSMNLSNSVAVVVYEAWRQFGYQNSVAAQSI, encoded by the coding sequence ATGTTAGATATTGTTTTATACGAACCTGAAATTCCGCAAAACAGCGGAAATATTATCCGCCTTTGTGCCAACTGTGGCTTTCGTTTGCATATGATTGAACCGTTTGGCTTTGGTTGGGACGATAAAAAGCTCCGCCGTTCGGGGCTGGATTATCACGAATTTGTGGATATTCAAAAATATAAAAATTTTGAAGATTTCCTTGAGCGTGCTAAGCCTAAACGCTTGTTCGCCTTAACCACCAGAGGGGAGCAGAACCACAGTGATGTGAAATATGAACTTGGCGATTTTTTAATGTTCGGGCCGGAAAGCAGAGGCATTCCAAAGCCATTATTAGCGGAAATGCCGATGTCGCAAAAAATCCGCATTCCGATGTGCAAAGACAGCCGTAGTATGAATTTATCCAACTCAGTGGCGGTAGTGGTGTATGAAGCGTGGCGACAATTCGGCTACCAAAATTCGGTGGCGGCTCAGTCGATTTAA
- the nagB gene encoding Glucosamine-6-phosphate deaminase: protein MRLIPLETDHDVSVWAARYIVDRINAFQPTKEKPFVLGLPTGGTPEKTYKELIKLYQAGEVSFKNVVTFNMDEYVGLPKEHPESYHSFMFKHFFDHVDIPIENINILNGMAEDVNAECERYEEKIRSYGKIHLFMGGVGVDGHIAFNEPASSLSSRTRIKTLTEDTRIANSRFFDNDVSQVPKFALTVGVGTLLDAEEVMILVTGHNKALALQACVEGSVNHLWTISCLQLHRRGIVVCDEPATQELKVKTVKYFKELEKNVAR from the coding sequence ATGCGTTTAATTCCGTTAGAAACTGATCACGATGTAAGCGTTTGGGCAGCTCGTTATATTGTTGATCGTATCAATGCATTCCAACCAACCAAAGAAAAACCTTTCGTGCTTGGTTTACCAACCGGCGGTACACCTGAAAAAACGTATAAAGAATTAATTAAATTATACCAAGCCGGTGAAGTGAGCTTTAAAAATGTGGTCACTTTCAATATGGACGAATACGTCGGCTTACCTAAGGAACACCCTGAAAGCTACCACAGTTTTATGTTCAAGCACTTTTTTGATCACGTTGATATTCCGATCGAGAATATCAATATTCTCAACGGTATGGCGGAAGATGTGAATGCCGAATGCGAACGTTATGAAGAAAAAATCCGTTCTTATGGCAAAATCCACCTGTTTATGGGCGGTGTGGGCGTGGACGGGCATATTGCGTTTAATGAACCGGCTTCTTCGCTTTCTTCTCGCACCCGAATTAAAACGCTTACTGAAGATACTCGCATTGCAAACTCACGTTTCTTTGACAATGACGTAAGCCAAGTGCCGAAATTTGCTTTAACCGTTGGGGTTGGTACATTGCTTGATGCCGAAGAAGTGATGATCTTAGTCACCGGCCATAACAAAGCACTAGCGTTACAAGCGTGTGTGGAAGGTTCGGTAAATCATCTGTGGACAATCAGTTGCTTGCAATTACACCGCCGTGGCATTGTGGTGTGCGATGAACCGGCAACCCAAGAGCTGAAAGTTAAAACAGTTAAGTATTTCAAAGAGTTAGAGAAAAACGTTGCTCGCTAA
- the nagA gene encoding N-acetylglucosamine-6-phosphate deacetylase, whose product MNHYALTNCVIYTGEQVLYQHALVVKEDKIDSILLEENLPPDLQKIDLKGANLSAGFIDLQLNGCGGVMFNEEITTRTLEIMQETNLRSGTTSYLPTFITSPDEGMKQAVAVMREYLSKHKNQALGLHLEGPYLSVAKKGVHRPEFIREISPEMLDFLCDNGDVITKITIAAENPTADHIKRFNDAGIIVSIGHSNATFAQTKQRIAEGAAFATHLHNAMSPVSNGREGGVVGAVLDSDIYTGIICDGLHVEWGNIRIAKKAKGDKLVIVSDAVAAAGSDIESFIFVGKKVTVKDGKCYDEFGALGGAAITMIESIRNVVQHCDISLNEAIRMSTLYPAKAIGVEETLGSLEAGKIANLAIFDNQFEVKATAANGQLQWH is encoded by the coding sequence ATGAACCATTATGCCTTAACAAACTGTGTGATTTACACCGGTGAACAAGTGCTTTACCAACACGCATTAGTGGTGAAAGAAGATAAAATCGACTCCATTCTTTTGGAAGAAAATTTACCGCCAGATCTGCAAAAAATTGACCTAAAAGGGGCTAATCTTTCAGCCGGTTTTATTGATTTGCAACTAAACGGTTGTGGTGGTGTGATGTTTAATGAAGAAATCACCACTCGTACCTTGGAAATTATGCAGGAAACCAATCTGCGTTCAGGCACAACTAGCTATTTGCCGACCTTTATTACCTCGCCTGATGAGGGTATGAAACAAGCAGTGGCGGTAATGCGTGAATATTTGTCGAAACACAAAAACCAAGCCTTGGGCTTGCATTTGGAAGGTCCTTATTTAAGCGTGGCGAAGAAAGGGGTACACCGCCCGGAGTTTATCCGTGAAATCAGCCCTGAAATGTTAGATTTCTTATGCGATAACGGCGATGTGATCACAAAAATCACAATTGCGGCTGAAAACCCGACCGCAGATCACATCAAACGCTTTAATGATGCAGGCATTATTGTGTCTATCGGACATTCCAACGCGACTTTTGCCCAAACCAAACAGCGAATTGCTGAAGGGGCAGCGTTTGCCACGCATTTACACAATGCGATGTCACCGGTCAGCAACGGGCGTGAAGGCGGTGTAGTGGGAGCTGTGTTGGATAGCGATATTTACACCGGCATTATTTGCGATGGCTTGCACGTAGAATGGGGCAACATTCGCATTGCCAAAAAAGCGAAAGGCGATAAATTAGTGATTGTCAGCGATGCCGTTGCTGCCGCAGGAAGTGATATTGAGTCGTTTATTTTTGTCGGTAAAAAAGTCACGGTGAAAGATGGCAAATGCTACGATGAGTTCGGAGCATTGGGCGGTGCGGCAATCACGATGATCGAATCCATTCGTAACGTAGTGCAACATTGCGATATTAGCCTGAATGAAGCAATCCGAATGAGTACCCTTTATCCGGCAAAAGCGATTGGGGTAGAGGAAACACTCGGCTCACTTGAAGCCGGCAAAATTGCCAACCTTGCGATTTTCGATAATCAATTTGAAGTAAAAGCGACTGCTGCAAACGGGCAATTACAGTGGCATTAA
- the tyrS gene encoding Tyrosine--tRNA ligase, with the protein MTQAIDSVLAELKRGVENIYSEEDLITKLKENRPLRIKLGADPTAPDIHLGHTVVLNKLRQFQQFGHEVYFLIGDFTGMVGDPSGKNSTRPPLSREDVLRNAETYKEQIFKILDPQKTKIVFNSEWLGKLGTEGMIRLASNYTVARMLEREDFKNRFTNQQPIAIHEFIYPLLQGHDSVELKADVELGGTDQTFNLLVGRELQKSAGQKPQVAMTLPLLVGLDGEKKMSKSLGNYIGVTEAPSEMFGKIMSISDDLMWDWYNLLSFRPLDEIAQLKADVENGKNPRDVKILLAKEIIARFHDEAAADAAEQEFINRFQKGAIPDEMPEFTFEGEIGLAALLKEAGLVPSTSEAIRSAQQGGVKIDGEKVEDVKQAAQKGTFVYQVGKRKFARITVK; encoded by the coding sequence ATGACTCAAGCTATCGACTCAGTTCTTGCCGAACTTAAACGCGGCGTGGAAAATATTTATTCAGAAGAAGATTTAATTACCAAATTAAAAGAAAACCGTCCATTGCGTATTAAATTAGGGGCAGACCCAACTGCACCGGATATTCACTTAGGCCATACTGTTGTACTGAACAAACTTCGTCAATTCCAACAATTCGGGCACGAAGTCTATTTCTTAATCGGCGATTTCACCGGTATGGTGGGCGATCCATCAGGAAAAAACTCTACCCGTCCGCCACTTAGCCGTGAAGATGTGTTACGCAATGCCGAAACCTACAAAGAACAGATCTTTAAAATTTTAGATCCACAAAAAACCAAGATCGTATTCAACTCTGAATGGTTAGGCAAATTAGGCACGGAAGGTATGATCCGCTTAGCCTCCAACTACACCGTTGCTCGAATGTTAGAACGTGAAGATTTCAAAAACCGTTTCACGAACCAACAACCGATCGCAATCCACGAATTTATTTATCCGCTACTACAAGGCCACGACTCGGTAGAATTGAAAGCTGACGTGGAATTAGGTGGTACAGACCAAACCTTTAACTTGTTAGTTGGACGTGAGTTACAAAAATCAGCCGGTCAGAAACCACAAGTGGCAATGACACTCCCGCTACTTGTCGGCTTAGACGGCGAGAAAAAAATGTCGAAATCGCTCGGCAACTACATTGGCGTAACCGAAGCACCAAGCGAAATGTTCGGTAAAATTATGTCGATTTCAGACGATTTAATGTGGGATTGGTACAACCTGCTTTCATTCCGTCCATTAGACGAAATTGCACAATTAAAAGCGGATGTTGAAAATGGCAAAAACCCGCGTGATGTCAAAATTCTGCTTGCCAAAGAAATTATTGCCCGTTTCCACGATGAAGCGGCAGCAGATGCGGCAGAACAAGAATTTATCAACCGCTTCCAAAAAGGGGCAATCCCCGATGAAATGCCGGAATTTACCTTTGAGGGTGAAATCGGCCTAGCGGCTCTACTGAAAGAAGCCGGCTTAGTACCGTCCACTTCAGAGGCAATTCGCTCAGCCCAACAAGGCGGGGTTAAAATTGATGGTGAAAAAGTGGAAGATGTGAAACAAGCCGCACAAAAAGGCACTTTTGTTTACCAAGTAGGTAAACGTAAATTTGCACGAATTACCGTGAAATAA